DNA sequence from the Vicia villosa cultivar HV-30 ecotype Madison, WI linkage group LG3, Vvil1.0, whole genome shotgun sequence genome:
TGCTAATTAGCAACAGTGAgtactaaaaaacacaaacttaACTTTTTTACTCACCAGTAGAACAATGGCCTAATGAAGACATATCTTCAAGAAGTCGCTTGCTAATACTCATAATAGAAAGCTTGGAACATAATAATGTTTCTTTGATTATCAAAACATTTTGGGGTTTCAAATCGCGATGTACTATTCCTAGTTCGTGCAAATGAACAAGCCCAGAAACCACATCCTTATATTGCAATATAAAAGCAAAAGTCAATATgtcaacaaaatataaataaataggtGTAAATTAAACACACAAAGTGAGAATTCATCTTCTATCAATAAATGAAGATGTCAACCTCTAATAACTAGGCTTAAATATATACTAACTCTCAAAATTTGAGGTGggtctaactcatccctacaaaaccggcttgttgGATGAGGATTTTCTTCACTTATAAACATACACACAGGTCCTATCACACCCCCTCACGCTTGGGTCTCAATGAGCCTGAAGTGTGGACGATGCGGGAAGCCCAACAGCGGATCTAGGATAGACTCTGATATCATCTCAGAATATGGGTTggacctaactcatccctacaaaaccgacttgtagAGTGAGGATTACCCACCCCACTTATAAACTCAACACAAGTCATATCTCAaaccaatgtgggactaaatCCACCCCTTCGAATCCAACACAATGAACATGTCAGGGATCCAATGAAGGCAAGCCAAATTTCGCAATTAAGGAGACTAGGGACGGACCGCAATTAAGGCGGAAATTCCAACACTAACTAACAGATCACTTTTGTTCACTACCCTTCAATCTTGTTGCTACTACCATTTATGTTTTTACCTCCATTCATGCTGTCCATGTCCATGTATCTCATTATCTCTTTACCGAAGCTGCTATCTTAGATCTGCCACCCCTATTTATAACACATCCTTCTTATTTATAAAACTCAGCTCTCCTTAATCGCAGCAATGCACCTAAACATCAATCTTAACAAAAAAGCATTTCTTACCCTATAATTGAACCATCATATAAAACCCTTGCTTTTACTTCTACTATCAAAACATTTAGGGCATGGGTTAGAAATTTAGATTTGAAAAGAGTGAACAATTTTATTGACAGATTAAGAAAGGATAATTAACTATCATTGCTGTCCTCTAATAATGTAAATACTCCAAGTAAATAATTAACTATCTAACTAACTCCTTATGTTAAATCCTAATAAACTCCTTATCACAACAGTATGTTAATCTTTTTTTGTTGCACTGTTTACTGATGGGACGGTATCACTCATCATACATGACTAATCTCACTAGTCCGAAAAGTTTAAGCAGTGTTCCCTTGAAGTATACAATACTAACTATACACACACACAAAATCCAGAGGTACAATTGCTTTTAAGACAATTAACATTTCTTCTGCCTTGTCTGAGAAAGAACTGTTACAAGTTTAAAAAAATACGTACATAATGTGACAATTATATATTGCGTCCTGTAATAGTTCATTAAAATATGTTGTTCTACTAACCTCATCAGCTTTACTAAAAGAGGTAATGGATAACCATTTGTTTTCCAAAGACAAAGTGTATCATCCCCCCGTACCTCTATGTGGGTCTTCTTGAGAGATTCAAAAGCTCGATCCTTGTTTAGCACTGGATTTTCTGACATATCTGAATAAATAGTAATCAAATCATCCAAGTTGCATGCACAACGATCTAGAGCAAGGTAAACAAAATATTGATCATATTCCACGCCGTATCATCGAACAATATTTGGATGAAAGTCAGACGCAATGAGATTTTGGATTTCTTTATGAGCTACGTCATGATGAGCCAGAACAAGACTTTTGATAGCAACTGATCGACCTTCATATATCCCCTCAAGAACAATGGTACCATTACTTCCCTTTGCGATTTCTTTATTAGATACATTCAGTTTACCGATCCTGCGTCCGTTAGCTTTATTATACAGCAACCGTGCTTCATTTTCTGCTTCCTTGTATATTTGTATATTCTCCTCAACTGAATACAGATGATTACCCTGTTTTTCAATAATGACATTGTTTTTTCCTGACTTACGAGCTCTCTTTTTCTTAGAAGGTGGGCTTTTCAAATCTGAGCCACTGATTTGGATCTTTGCTTTATTTGTAGATCGATTTTGGCAAAATATCAGAAGAAATACCACAGATAATACAACCAATAATGTCATTGACAATTCAATCACACTGTTCAGATCAATTTCCCTTGGTGCAGCAATCTTCATATGGGGCAGAGAGATCACAACTGCATTATTATCATTACTATCTGAGAAGCTGATTTTTGGCTGCAAAGAATTTGGCACAGGCCCgggaagcatcatattaccattGTGACCGGGGAGGAATTTTTCACTCTTAGGTTGTGATGGAAGCATCAGATGCGAAACTGGCATCGGGAGCATGTCATGTTTTTAATAAGAACTAACATCAGATAATATTTCAAAGTTAGCAGGTTCAAACAGAAAATTCTTTCGCTGGCGATAGACTTCTCTGAGTTTACTGTCAGGACACGTATACGGCAATACGGCATAGCAAAATCCAAGCCACTGTCAACATCAGAAGCATACTCACCTTCTGCGTCAAGTGATCCCTCAAAGGTAGGATTTTCATTATGTTTACAAAATAGCCTGACATAGTCCACAACACTATTCCTGAACCAGGACCCACAGATTGTAGAATAAGATGATGGAACTCTTAGCGAGGAAATTTACCGGCATAATCTTCAGAACATTTATATGCAGTTTCTTACATAATAACTCAAACTATAGCAACAAGTTGTTGTTAAACATGTACATTATTCCATTCATATAAGGTGGAAATCACAATCTAGTCAAAATTCATAATTTAGATAATTTTTCATAAAGTTTTGCATTTGCAAATCTTGATTAGCGATTATGTCATTCCTTCAAAGTGAAGGTAGAAAATGGTTGTGATTGGTGATTAGGGTTTGTACTTTGTATCAATTGAGATTGAAAGATAATAGAGAATCACAAATCTCTGGTTGAAATACACCACAAACAGGTAGGTTTGGGTTGGTTGGGTCAGCATATTAGACTAAAACCCAAATTAAAACTCACTGGTTTTTCAATACCAAATAAGGTTATGGGTAAACCATCAAACCAGTTAAAATCAGCATCCCTAGTACTAAGGCATGAAACCTATACATAACTGAGCTGGATCGTGTGCAAAAAAAAATGTCAAAAGAGCAATATTATACATAGTGGCATATATATTTCAAGCAGAATATAATGAAACTCAAAAAGGGATATATAATTGTAAAATTGGAGCACATTCATTAAAGAAAACACAATCAGTTTGCAAATCACAAAAGTAaacaagaaggaaaaaaaaaactatttacttGATACTCCAATCGAGAGAAGGCTTTCCTTGTAAAGACCGACTTGAAAATAACTAGACTCTGCACCAGTAATACCAACCTCCTCAACTTTTTGAgtgctcaaatcaacatagaccagttcataatcattttttggaaagaaaATATATCCCGACTTCCCAAATCCAACAGGGGGCCATGTAATGGAAGAAAAGGGACCATAAATATATAGTTTGATCCATGATTCACCCACACCAAGTTCACCCAAAATATATATGTGAAAAATAATATCATCGTGATAATTTGATATTAAAGCAATTGATCCATTTAACACCGCCAAGCATTCTTCATAACTGTATGGCAAAGGAGGTTGAACCCCGATGGGTGTTGTAAGGAACACCTCATCACTGAGGTCAAATGACAAGAGAGATTTTTCAGCAAGGTCCTCTCCATCGGAAATCACCCAATGACATGCTCCATCCAAATAAACTTCGCGAGTATCAAACAATCCACAACGACACCAAATAGAAGACGACGGATCTTTGTTCATGTCGATGGTTCTCCATGAATTACTTTTTAAACTATATATCTCGAAATAACTTTCTATTATCGGAGGACGATAGCTCTCGCATTCACAATCAAATGTTATATACTGAATAACCTTAAAGTCATCTCTAAGTTGGTCATAACCAAACCCATTAAAAGCGTGGCTGAGATAGAGGTTATTTTGAGAGTGTCGTAAAAGATCGGCGGGGCTACGAGGAATGACCAGGAATTCCTGGGTAGCAGGATTCCACAATACATATTTGAGATTAACTGGATATTCTTGGTGAAGACAAAAAATGCCGTTAACACTTGCGGAGTTGAGAATCCTTCTATGACAGCCAGACTGTTGAAATGGAGGCGGCAAATTGAATTTGACGGTGTTGTTGAGTAAATGGAATTCAGAGTTGTAAAGATAATCAGATGTGAGATGGTAAGCAGCAGCATGATGATTTGAGAGAATAAATGTATGATAATCGTCATCAGAAACGTGATGAGATATGAAACTATTGGTGTACATGGTCAtgaaatcagagttttcaaataAAATGGACCATGATTTGCGTACGCATCCAAAGCGCTTCAATGATTTTATGGGCAATTTTGAAAGAATAGATAAAGCAAGTTTGTCGGGAATAGAGTTTCTACTAAACTTTGATTGGGAGGACTCTCCCTTACCTTATCCATCGGATCCATCTTTGGATCCAGAGgacttgcttccatcggacagcaaTACTGGAGAATTATCCGTATCCATGGGGACGATGGTGGTGAAGAAAGATAGTGGAATATAATTTTTGAGAGATTTACCTTTGGTGTAGAAGAGCGATAGGGGAGTATAGCTCCTGCTCAcgtattcttcttcttccttttcatcTGCCAACCTCATTGATTTCAAGAACGAACCAAACGATACCAGTTCTTCATATTCTATATTTGATTCGGAGGTCTTGTTTCCCTTATACATCGTAACACCGTGGGGGACGGCGACGGAATACATCATCGTGTTGAATGATGGTGACCATTTCTGCTTATTTCGCTTGGTTTATCATCACAATAACGGCTTTTGCTTTATTTTCTCTCCAAAGCCCCATTTATTTCTTTTTCCTATCAGGCCCATTATCTATCTATTTGAATatcttttcataaattttttcaTGTAAACCTtctcttaatttaattattataaagttttttttacttatttgatAGGTGTATCtatgaaactttttttttaactgaAATATTATGAAAAAATTTCAACGTTTagcattttaaattatttctgTAGATGTATTTacgaaaaaaaactttaaaattggTCAAAACGTGCTTCATAATATAAATCTCCGGAAATAAGAGGCATAAATGAAATTTCACCAAGTGGCTAAGAGTATTAATGGTGGATTGAGATATTTTCTTTAGGAATAATCAATATGAAGAGAACaaaaatttaatttagttaaattttattttcttttttaattaaattcatggggtggttgtgattatgaaggagagagacaaatttatatttattttttaattaattaaaattttgtaaaaGAATTTCTTAAGTCTGTGTCTACCTAAGAATTTTCCTACGTTTCCACCCATTGGGTGTGTCTCCCACCATTAAATGGACAAAATTGTCCTTAGGTGCGTTTGgatattaattaaaactaattattagCATAATAATCTGACTAAAGCATTAATATACATACATTagttaattaagttaaaaatagCAACCATACATAAACTGTTCATAAAGTACATGAaataatacaaatacaaataaatcacataaattaTTGTGTGTGTCTAACTCTGGTTTCTCCTTTGTCTCCTGTAATGCAAGGCATTCCATGCCTCGACAACAATGGCATGTGCGTTGTTCACTGTACCACTGCCTCTTCTCTTAAACTGGCCAAACTCTATAATCGATGTCGCAAGATCTACAATAGTTCAACAGACCGACACAcatcaatggcgtgatcatcccTAACATACTCATTCTCAAGTATCTCCTAATGAGATGACCAGAGTGGATCTCCAGAAGCGCATGATGGACGTCACACCCTATAGAACCATATGATGTACTCGTCTACATAAGAACACTAACGTGTAGCTAACACCCTTTGATAGCCCTCTTGTACCAGACAACTCTCGAAATCTGGAAGGATGGCACCAAGATCTCTACAGACCATTATGTTCAAAGCAGACATCAAGGGGTGTCTCTGAATAAGATGCAAATACCTAAACTAGCGCATCACTCACTCAAGCATATATCTATACACCAGACCCGTCCTACAAGCTAGCCATCTAGAGTATAAGGTTGAACAGACGCGTCTCCCGATGATCATCGTACGGGCATAAATCAATGTCATCTGCTGCATGACAATCAAGATACACTCGAAAGGGCCCATTCTTGTTATTCCCTCGGAGCAGGTTATGTAGGCAAGCATGTGGTTAATCCTCAATATAGTTCTCCACACATTCAAAGTTGGTTATGTGAGGAAAGTGGGAGAGGATCCACCAAACGAGGTAGATTTGACATGTGATATCGTTTGTCTAGCCCTCTCCCGACTTACCAATGCGTGTTGGGACAAACAACCAAGTCTCAATTTGT
Encoded proteins:
- the LOC131660795 gene encoding F-box/kelch-repeat protein At3g06240-like — translated: MTMYTNSFISHHVSDDDYHTFILSNHHAAAYHLTSDYLYNSEFHLLNNTVKFNLPPPFQQSGCHRRILNSASVNGIFCLHQEYPVNLKYVLWNPATQEFLVIPRSPADLLRHSQNNLYLSHAFNGFGYDQLRDDFKVIQYITFDCECESYRPPIIESYFEIYSLKSNSWRTIDMNKDPSSSIWCRCGLFDTREVYLDGACHWVISDGEDLAEKSLLSFDLSDEVFLTTPIGVQPPLPYSYEECLAVLNGSIALISNYHDDIIFHIYILGELGVGESWIKLYIYGPFSSITWPPVGFGKSGYIFFPKNDYELVYVDLSTQKVEEVGITGAESSYFQVGLYKESLLSIGVSRIVLWTMSGYFVNIMKILPLRDHLTQKVSMLLMLTVAWILLCRIAVYVS